In Dryobates pubescens isolate bDryPub1 chromosome 6, bDryPub1.pri, whole genome shotgun sequence, a genomic segment contains:
- the MTFR2 gene encoding mitochondrial fission regulator 2, whose translation MALLLNLLRRVLEYFGWPPDRAVFLETHIVNSSVSRTIRTCIPSAASSRRHLQRLYAVIRKYQVKVIALCQKKEYGSTRSVVRRLGTILSLEPYPRPYFQFVQDSSPLCNDEQSTAPTPVAPSLADVLWVANDAEEVFTRLRIELRRKDKNTAHRCQLPSKDSIQSVPENSAQKDNVINQAALQKISALEDELTFLRAQIAAIVSAQTLGSIPSQAFKAFSTPSGCCSVPAMTSTPLPNSRNHFAIPSPPPLPSCVPSGVDVSDSVTELVQQRRAARSQGSAADGADRQGTKNVPRMMDVLKDLNKVQLRAVERSPGGTPISKPKKRQSSEWDPVAFLTHALKQKFAHKDDDEDDSMDKENQSFDSSPFSSPEIPVVGRCSLKPDAKSSPVRTDEVKQLPAWKVRAYI comes from the exons GCCGTATTTTTGGAAACCCACATAGTCAACAGCAGTGTCAGTCGTACAATCAGAACGTGCATTCCTTCAGCAGCCTCGTCAAGAAGGCATCTCCAGCGGTTATATGCAGTTATAAGAAAGTATCAGGTCAAG GTTATAGCTCTTTGCCAAAAAAAGGAATATGGATCTACTCGCAGTGTTGTCCGTAGACTTGGGACCATTCTTTCCTTGGAGCCCTACCCAAGACCTTATTTTCAG tttgttCAAGACTCAAGTCCATTGTGTAATGATGAGCAAAGCACAGCTCCAACTCCTGTAGCTCCATCACTTGCTGATGTCCTGTGGGTAGCAAATGATGCTGAAGAAGTGTTTACTAGACTTAG GATTGAATTACggagaaaagacaaaaatacaGCACATCGTTGCCAACTTCCATCTAAGGACTCGATACAAAGTGTTCCAGAAAACAGTGCACAAAAAGACAATGTCATTAATCAAGCAGCACTCCAGAAAATTTCTGCACTTGAAGATGAGCTAACCTTCCTTCGTGCTCAGATTGCTGCCATTGTTTCAGCACAGACATTGGGAAGCATTCCATCAC AAGCCTTTAAAGCATTCAGCACTCCAAGTGGATGTTGCTCAGTGCCAGCCATGACCTCTACGCCGCTGCCCAACTCTCGCAATCACTTTGCAATTccctcacctcctccccttccttcttgtGTACCATCTGGTGTGGATGTCAGTGATTCGGTGACTGAACTCGTACAACAGCGTCGTGCTGCAAGGAGCCAGGGTTCAGCTGCAGACGGTGCTGATCGCCAGGGGACAAAGAACGTTCCTAGAATGATGGATGTTCTGAAAGACCTAAACAAAGTTCAGCTGCGAGCTGTGGAAAG gTCACCTGGAGGTACTCCTATTTCTAAACCCAAAAAGAGGCAAAGTTCAGAGTGGGATCCAGTTGCTTTCCTAACTCATGCACTAAAGCAGAAGTTTGCACATAaagatgatgatgaagatgatTCCATGGACAAAGAAAATCAATCTTTCGATAGCTCCCCGTTTTCTAGTCCAGAGATCCCGGTG gttGGACGTTGCAGTCTGAAGCCAGATGCAAAATCTAGCCCTGTAAGAACTGATGAAGTTAAACAGCTACCAGCGTGGAAAGTGAGAGCTTATATTTAA